The Flavobacterium marginilacus genome window below encodes:
- a CDS encoding DUF1961 family protein, which yields MNKNLLLILIFFFSALMKGQNTDDTVFEKLNQSKQWHLKFNDSCTKDWQSKWFLDGLHADIKNTEEGMLFSAGNVEGDDAHNTVLWTKASFKGDLKIEYRYTKTDNKTIWATILYLQATGIGIAPYVEDIRQWNNLREIPAMKTYYTYMKALHISYASYDNKNTDMKKDYIRVRKYPVPAGQNFNTATEIPNASFETGLFNPNETYKITIIKTSQKLYFKVDGKDISKLFTWDLSNTPAITEGRIGLRHMHTRSAVYKDFSVFTRN from the coding sequence ATGAACAAAAACTTACTTCTGATTCTGATATTTTTTTTCTCTGCTTTAATGAAAGGCCAAAATACAGATGATACCGTATTTGAAAAACTGAACCAGTCTAAACAATGGCACTTAAAATTCAATGATTCCTGTACCAAAGACTGGCAGTCCAAATGGTTCTTGGACGGACTTCATGCCGATATTAAAAACACAGAGGAAGGAATGCTTTTTAGTGCAGGAAATGTAGAAGGAGATGATGCGCATAATACTGTATTATGGACAAAAGCTTCATTTAAAGGAGATTTAAAAATCGAGTACAGATACACAAAAACTGATAATAAAACGATCTGGGCTACAATTTTATATCTTCAGGCGACTGGTATTGGCATCGCTCCTTATGTTGAAGATATTAGGCAATGGAATAATCTAAGGGAAATTCCGGCGATGAAAACGTATTATACCTACATGAAGGCACTGCACATAAGCTACGCCTCGTATGATAATAAAAACACCGACATGAAAAAAGATTACATCCGAGTGCGAAAGTATCCTGTTCCTGCCGGACAAAATTTCAATACAGCAACTGAAATTCCGAATGCGAGTTTCGAAACGGGGCTTTTTAATCCTAATGAAACTTATAAAATCACGATTATCAAAACCAGTCAAAAACTCTATTTTAAAGTAGACGGAAAAGATATTTCAAAACTATTCACATGGGATCTTTCGAATACTCCGGCTATCACTGAAGGCAGAATTGGTTTAAGGCATATGCACACGAGATCGGCAGTATATAAGGATTTCTCGGTGTTTACAAGGAACTAA
- a CDS encoding YqaE/Pmp3 family membrane protein, whose product MTLIAIFFPFLSFLFRGRILTCIVCLILQLTLIGWIPAAIWAVISLQNSRADKRNEKLIKALKVR is encoded by the coding sequence ATGACATTAATTGCGATTTTCTTTCCTTTTCTTTCATTCTTGTTTAGAGGCAGAATACTCACCTGCATTGTCTGTTTAATACTCCAATTAACTTTAATCGGCTGGATTCCCGCTGCTATTTGGGCAGTTATTTCATTACAGAACTCAAGAGCCGATAAGCGCAATGAAAAGCTGATTAAAGCTTTAAAAGTGAGATAG
- a CDS encoding MFS transporter: MSSISTNQPLSSLNIFSGKGVQMRTFHITWLTFFFCFFAWFGMASLMPIAKEQLHLTKDQLGNIQIASVSATIIARLLIGRLVDKFGPRIIYTWLLVICSVPVLLIGTSQTYESFLFFRLAIGVIGASFVITQFHTSVMFAPSIKGTANATAGGFGNAGAGLANITMPLIAAGFVGLGVCTKEDSWRYAMIVPGVMLLVFAFLYFRFTKDLPNGNYKELGIETANKENTFMLAVKDYRTWVLTIAYAACFGVEITIDNFAPIYFTDTFGATLKTAGICAGIFGLINLFARPLGGIVADKVGKRYGFSGKNLLLALLLLIEGVGVIFFGMTNQLGVAIFLMFLFGMSLKMANGATYSLVPFVNPKAVGSVAGIVGAGGNIGAMLIAFLFKAKAVKFTKDVIDESGVSQTKDLIDYTSAFYVLGFIILVTGVVVLAIKLLVKDKEEEKLPAGVNLAYQTVKS, from the coding sequence ATGAGTTCAATTTCAACAAATCAACCGCTTTCAAGTTTAAACATTTTTAGTGGAAAAGGAGTTCAGATGCGTACCTTCCACATTACATGGTTAACATTTTTCTTTTGCTTTTTTGCATGGTTTGGTATGGCATCACTTATGCCGATCGCCAAAGAGCAATTGCACCTGACAAAAGACCAATTAGGTAACATTCAAATTGCGTCGGTATCGGCAACCATCATCGCCAGATTATTAATAGGCCGATTGGTAGATAAATTTGGACCAAGAATAATTTATACTTGGTTATTAGTGATCTGCTCCGTACCGGTTTTACTGATTGGTACTTCACAAACATATGAGAGTTTCCTGTTTTTTAGATTGGCTATCGGAGTTATTGGAGCTTCTTTTGTTATCACGCAGTTTCATACTTCGGTAATGTTTGCCCCGTCCATTAAAGGAACTGCCAACGCTACGGCAGGAGGATTTGGAAATGCAGGTGCTGGTCTGGCTAATATTACCATGCCGCTTATTGCAGCAGGATTTGTGGGATTAGGAGTGTGTACTAAGGAAGACAGCTGGAGATATGCCATGATTGTTCCAGGAGTGATGTTATTGGTTTTTGCTTTTTTGTATTTCCGATTTACCAAAGATTTGCCAAATGGTAACTATAAAGAACTTGGAATAGAAACAGCGAATAAAGAAAACACTTTTATGCTGGCTGTAAAAGATTACCGTACTTGGGTTTTGACCATTGCTTATGCTGCTTGTTTTGGAGTTGAGATCACTATTGATAATTTTGCTCCTATCTATTTTACAGATACTTTTGGTGCCACTTTGAAAACAGCAGGAATCTGTGCAGGTATTTTTGGATTAATCAACCTTTTTGCAAGACCATTAGGAGGAATAGTTGCTGACAAAGTTGGTAAGAGATATGGTTTTTCAGGAAAAAATTTATTGCTTGCGTTACTGCTTCTTATAGAAGGTGTAGGTGTTATTTTCTTTGGAATGACAAATCAATTAGGGGTTGCGATCTTTTTAATGTTCTTGTTTGGAATGAGTTTAAAAATGGCTAATGGAGCAACTTATAGTCTTGTGCCTTTCGTAAATCCAAAAGCCGTAGGCAGTGTTGCCGGAATTGTAGGAGCAGGCGGGAATATTGGAGCAATGCTGATTGCTTTCCTGTTCAAAGCTAAAGCGGTTAAATTTACTAAAGACGTGATTGACGAAAGCGGAGTATCACAAACTAAGGATTTAATTGATTACACAAGTGCTTTTTATGTATTGGGATTCATTATTCTGGTAACAGGAGTTGTCGTTTTGGCTATAAAACTTTTAGTTAAAGATAAAGAAGAAGAGAAATTACCTGCTGGTGTGAATTTAGCCTATCAAACAGTAAAATCTTAA
- a CDS encoding AAA family ATPase: MLVFCATLRYYFRLKTAKKRLSLLFGQPPFCEQELQENALSLIDNYTKYINDTEAKTIKQFKGNIELLSNIIDFLKSIENTNSKRINSFNEYKTKYIPSSEEVELGSLIVEEAQKAIQVFIDIIEEKLKDINKPIPAENSIIENIEKHQTLLNSIIDQNNEQIDIINAKKNRIGEENKTVRKEICKCAYNNLVETHKTNIKSIFQLREKWKTLDAEIKKKKEQQKVSKKDKVASTIKSVLNYFFSDKYTLDEETFRLVFYENALEKDQAKDVLSEGEKNIVAFAYYIGDTHLKVETEDDYENLFFIIDDPISSMDFTHVYTVSGVIRDISKIIDKLKRERLIIFTHNNDFMRVLTANNIVDKKLLLKKGELKDFNNNLTVPYINHLIDIYNIARKNELANHTTANSIRHIIETLTKFQNVDISKDGIAEYIKKNIPNDTKSYTLINDLSHGGWRSEQSPITEDDYKDVCETIIKHIEVDFKGQIEYCKKFNKN, from the coding sequence TTGCTCGTTTTTTGTGCAACTCTAAGATACTATTTTAGATTAAAAACAGCAAAAAAAAGGCTGTCCTTACTTTTTGGACAGCCTCCTTTCTGCGAGCAAGAGTTACAAGAAAATGCTCTTAGTTTAATTGATAACTACACTAAATATATTAACGATACAGAAGCAAAGACCATAAAGCAATTTAAAGGCAACATAGAACTATTATCAAACATTATTGACTTTTTAAAATCAATTGAAAATACGAATTCAAAACGAATAAATTCATTTAATGAATATAAAACCAAATACATTCCATCAAGTGAAGAAGTAGAGTTAGGCTCTCTAATCGTTGAAGAAGCCCAAAAAGCAATTCAAGTTTTCATTGATATTATTGAAGAAAAACTTAAAGATATTAACAAACCTATTCCAGCAGAAAATTCAATAATTGAAAACATCGAAAAACATCAAACTTTATTGAATAGTATTATTGACCAAAATAATGAACAAATTGATATAATTAACGCTAAAAAAAATCGAATAGGCGAAGAAAATAAAACAGTTAGAAAGGAAATATGTAAATGTGCATACAATAATTTAGTTGAAACTCACAAAACAAACATTAAAAGTATTTTTCAATTAAGAGAAAAGTGGAAAACGCTTGATGCAGAAATTAAAAAGAAAAAAGAGCAACAAAAAGTTAGTAAAAAAGATAAAGTAGCCTCAACAATTAAATCAGTTTTAAATTATTTTTTCTCTGACAAATACACACTTGACGAAGAAACTTTCAGACTTGTTTTTTACGAAAATGCACTCGAAAAAGACCAAGCAAAAGACGTTTTAAGTGAAGGAGAAAAAAACATCGTAGCTTTTGCATACTATATTGGCGACACACACTTGAAAGTAGAAACCGAAGACGATTACGAAAATTTATTTTTCATAATTGACGACCCAATTTCAAGTATGGATTTTACGCATGTTTATACTGTTAGCGGTGTAATCCGTGACATTTCAAAAATTATTGACAAACTGAAACGTGAAAGACTAATAATCTTTACTCACAACAATGATTTTATGAGGGTCTTAACAGCTAACAACATTGTTGACAAAAAATTATTATTGAAAAAAGGAGAATTAAAAGACTTCAATAACAATTTGACCGTACCATACATCAATCACTTAATAGACATCTACAACATTGCAAGAAAAAATGAACTTGCAAATCATACTACAGCAAATTCAATACGGCACATTATTGAAACTTTAACGAAGTTTCAAAACGTTGATATATCAAAAGACGGAATTGCTGAATACATAAAAAAGAATATTCCTAACGACACTAAATCATATACATTAATCAATGACCTATCACACGGAGGTTGGCGAAGTGAACAATCACCAATAACTGAAGACGACTACAAAGACGTATGCGAAACTATTATTAAACACATCGAAGTAGACTTTAAGGGACAAATTGAATACTGTAAAAAATTTAATAAAAACTAA
- a CDS encoding IS1182 family transposase, producing the protein MAKVIFKSQSINTPELFPINIFDKISENHPVRLVDKVVNSLDISHILKKYKGGGTSAYHPRMMLKVLFYSYLSNTYSCRKIAKALTENIHFMFISGNSTPDFRTINDFRGKVLKENIKDLFAEVVKMLVEMGYVSLDIQYIDGTKIEAKSNKYTFVWRGSIEKYKEKLEVKINSILSDIENSILSDNQEVNKEELPKKINSEELKEKLSELNKKLKEPNKKITKELEKLQEEHLPKLEKYEKDLVILGNRNSYSKTDPDATFMRMKEDHMKNGQLKPAYNPQISTENQFITNVTIHQTPNDTTTLKSHLEEFEKMYQKQSKTVVADAGYGSEENYEMLENKDITAYVKYNYFHKEQKKKMKDNPFLVQNLFYNIQQDFYVCPMGQRMENIGSGKRTSANGYESQVSYYQAKRCDGCPLRSLCHKAKGNRTIEVNHRLNQLRAQAKELLMSEKGLEHRSKRPIEVEAVFGQLKNNNKFSRFTFTSIEKVEMEFLLMAIGHNFRKMIAKNNDASKTHLKISFRVLNRAIKVEIHFLNTVTEYFFINQPTQNRFLKFAA; encoded by the coding sequence ATGGCTAAAGTAATATTTAAATCGCAATCGATCAATACACCGGAACTTTTTCCGATAAATATTTTTGATAAAATTTCAGAAAACCACCCTGTCCGCTTAGTGGACAAGGTCGTCAATTCATTGGATATAAGCCATATACTTAAAAAATATAAAGGAGGAGGGACCTCGGCTTATCATCCCAGAATGATGCTTAAAGTTTTGTTTTACAGCTATTTGAGCAACACTTATTCCTGCCGAAAAATAGCAAAAGCACTCACCGAGAACATTCATTTTATGTTTATTTCAGGCAACTCAACCCCTGATTTTAGAACCATCAACGATTTTAGAGGAAAGGTTCTAAAAGAAAACATCAAAGATTTATTTGCAGAAGTAGTCAAAATGCTTGTGGAAATGGGCTATGTCAGTCTGGATATCCAATACATCGATGGAACAAAAATTGAAGCCAAATCCAACAAATACACCTTTGTCTGGCGGGGTTCTATAGAGAAATACAAAGAAAAACTCGAAGTAAAAATCAACAGCATCTTATCCGATATCGAAAACAGTATTTTATCAGATAATCAAGAAGTCAACAAGGAAGAATTACCAAAAAAAATAAACTCGGAAGAGCTGAAAGAAAAATTATCAGAACTCAATAAAAAACTCAAAGAGCCCAACAAGAAGATAACCAAAGAGCTTGAAAAGCTTCAGGAAGAGCACCTGCCAAAGCTTGAAAAATACGAAAAAGATTTAGTGATTTTAGGCAATAGAAACTCCTACAGCAAAACAGATCCTGACGCTACCTTTATGAGAATGAAGGAAGACCATATGAAAAACGGACAGTTAAAACCTGCATACAATCCTCAGATTTCTACTGAAAATCAATTCATTACCAATGTAACCATTCATCAGACACCTAACGACACTACGACTTTAAAATCCCATCTGGAGGAATTTGAAAAAATGTATCAAAAACAAAGCAAAACAGTTGTAGCCGATGCTGGTTATGGAAGCGAAGAAAACTACGAAATGCTTGAAAATAAAGACATAACGGCCTATGTAAAGTATAATTATTTTCACAAAGAACAGAAGAAAAAAATGAAGGACAATCCGTTTCTTGTCCAGAATTTGTTCTACAATATACAGCAGGATTTTTATGTGTGTCCAATGGGACAAAGAATGGAAAACATTGGCAGTGGAAAACGGACATCGGCCAACGGATACGAATCACAAGTATCTTATTATCAAGCAAAAAGATGTGATGGATGTCCACTTAGAAGTTTGTGCCATAAAGCCAAAGGAAACAGAACAATAGAAGTAAACCACCGCCTGAACCAATTAAGGGCTCAGGCCAAAGAGCTGCTCATGAGCGAAAAAGGACTCGAACACCGAAGCAAACGCCCAATAGAAGTTGAAGCAGTATTCGGACAGCTAAAAAACAACAATAAATTCAGCCGGTTTACTTTCACAAGCATCGAAAAAGTGGAAATGGAATTTCTATTGATGGCTATCGGGCATAATTTCAGAAAAATGATAGCAAAGAACAATGATGCGTCGAAAACTCATCTAAAAATCTCCTTCAGAGTTCTAAATAGAGCTATAAAAGTCGAAATTCACTTTTTAAATACTGTAACAGAATATTTTTTCATTAATCAACCAACCCAAAATCGATTCCTGAAATTTGCAGCATAA